The genomic interval TATGGAGGAGATACGGGGATGGGCCACCATCCAGGGGGAATCAGAGTAGGACAGAAGGGCAGGACAGTAGGACACCCCAGCCAGGACCCGGACCAGGATACATCTTCGCAAACGAGACCTGTATGTCACACTCCAACCCCACCAGGGAGGGTCATCCCACTGGACaatcttcttcttcaaaaaacacacatttatttcaaaGTATTGCCCACTCAAGTCATTTTGACAGATACTgccattaaattatttttggcCTTCAATAAGTTGTTGCAAAATTCTAAACATatgatatttgttttattaaaccgGATAAGTAAGAATGTATATGTTATTCTTCTAGGAAATGTTCTTATCCATAATCCTGAGCTTTGAAATCTGTATATCTGTAACTCTGATTTTCTTAGAATATGTCAAAATCTTTAGACCAAACACGAGAACTTTAAGAAATTGCACCAaccacacaacaaaacaaacttgtCAATACTCAAACTACTGAAGAATACACTTCATCTCATTTGAATGAAAGCCACACCAGCTTTTTTTAACTGgctaataaaaattaaatgtggAGGTCCTAGGCAAAATACCTAAAGGTTGGCAGGCCTAACACAATCTCACCTCTCGCACGTGCTACCTGCAATTCTTTCGCACCGCACTAGGGGGAAGGAGTTTGAATAACTCTGCTTTAAACAGTTAAACATCGAACACTTCAATTTAACATTGATAAACTATAGTGATTGTGTGCTAATTACATTGTAACAGCGACATTTCCTCACTGCTGTTAGTCGTGTATGTGTCTATGTGTAATAATGAACTAACTCATTCAAATAATTACATATGGACAAAtaaaactggggggggggggaaactgTTGCGAATTGAAAATGACGTCACGATTGAGGCTTGGCTCTAATGTGGCGTCATCGATGTGCGTCTCACATTTGGTGCAGTGCACTCGTTTTCATGGCGCGTCAAAAGTCCTGAGTTGGTGTTGATTTTGCTGCTTTCTTCTGAATTTGCATGGTAAATTACCGCTTACCAGAAGCAGTGTTGTTACGAGATCAACTGTGATTTGTATGCTATTTGTTATTTTGTCCTCTGTGTTTGGTTAGACTGACGAGGTTGCGTTTGGGCAGCAAATTATCTGGTTAGCTAAAATGTGTTTTGGTGTggctattagctagctagcgcgTGTGATGAACCCCATACCCCCCCCAATACCACTAACAAAGCTAGCTGACGCACAGTTATGTTTATCGAGTCAAACTATGACGGTAGCGTatttttgagtcttatataaaGCTAGGGTGAATAAAATAGGTACCTTCTTTAATTTGCTAGCTGCTAACTGCATGTTAGCAGTTTCGGCGGCGTCATTTTTCCCTACCCGTATTCCTACAAAACCCGCCTCCTTTTTAGGATTGGTTAGGAGCGTATTTTAATAAGTATACATGTCCAATCAATGAACCGTTTTTAATATAAACGATCAGCCTTCAAGGAAAAGGCGGGGTCTTTTTTCGGAATACGAGTGGGGAAAAACATCAGTTCTCGGGGCACGGGTATCATTCAGGCcttttttgtgcttgttttggCACTCTTTGCACTTCAGTGCCTTTACCATTGCTGTTCTCTCCACAGTTATCTATCTCAATAACTTACAATGAGCTTGTTTGGTACAAGTTCTGGATTTGGGGCTGGAGGCACAGGTGTTTTTGGCAACACCACGACAGACAGTCATAATCCAATGAAGGTATACAGATTCAATCCAAAGCACTGTGCATCTCAGCTCAGTTGTAGCAATCCTTTTCAGGCCCGGTGTTTCTTTTCTCTAAACCCCTCTATATCTTGTTGATGCAGGATGTTGAAGTGACTTCCCCACCCGATGACAGCATAAGCTGCTTGGCCTTTAGCCCTCCAACGTTGCCTGGAAACTTCTTGATTGGTGGCTCTTGGGCCAATGATGTAAGTTACTAATAACATAAAGTGTGCAGTACACATGTTCTAAGATCTGcttaatacattaatatttttcTATTATGCTTTTTGTTGTTAGGTGAGATGCTGGGAGGTTCAGGATAACGGCCAGACAGTCCCTAAAGCTCAGCAGATGCACACGGGCCCTGTGCTGGATGTCTGCTGGAGTGATGTAAGACATGagtataaacagaaataaagataACACTcgcaaagtactaattgtgctACCCAGTACATAATCTACAATAAGTGCTGCCTCCGTTCTCAGTTCATAGATATGAAGGcttgtaatgataatgatagtctttattgatcacattacagcacagtgtaattcttttcttcacataccccagcatgtcaggaagttggggtcacagtgcagggtcagccatgatacggcgcccctggagcagagagggccttgctcaagggcccaacagcttggcagtgctggggcttgaaccccgaccttctgatcagtaacaccgagccttaaccgccaagccatcACTGCCAAGATTGTACAAGACTTACTAAAAATGTTGGCATGTAATAATATGCTGTTACTTTACATAAGAGGGAAAGTGTAAACAATTTGCCTGATATAAGAAAATAAGTGGTGGAAAAAACCCCATTATTGTCAGATATTGGTATACTTTAGCTTACCTATACCATGGGGAGATTTCATATACCGataggtgacaaattaaagggtaAAACCAACATCAGCTTGCTGGGaaaccagaacagcttcagtgcaccTTAGCATGGATTCTAGAAGTTTATAGGAGTATGATGGAGGAATAAAATGCCATTCTTTCAATAAATATTCTATTTTTGATTTGATACGGttcaaaatctcccataggtgttcacATAAGATGAGATTTTGTGATCATTTCAATTTTTCCCCACAACTCTAGACCAgtgcctttgtttttgtttttttgcaaaaagGGGTTTATGCACTGTAAcactattataatattataatattataatattcctctctgtgtatctgtcgACAAACTGCAACTGCACTGCACATGCTTCACTGTCATTGAGTGTGTACTGTCAAGCCTGTTTATCCCATGGAAAGACATTAGTAAGCATACTGTAACAATACCATTTCCAACCCTGTTTAATGATGTATTTCCCACAGAAAGTCTTTGTCTTACTTGACCATTGGCCACtatcactgatttaaaaaaaaacaaggaaagagaaaaagcatTTCTAACTATATTAGCTTGCACTTGTGTTTAAGGTTGCCCAATGTGTTGTACAAAACATCCCAAAACAGGCTCAGtgccaaaacaaaaaatgtgccCTTTACACATCTTTAAAAGGCCAGTGTTCTCACTATTGTTCCAGAATGTATTATTTAACATCATTTAATTTTATGATTAATTTTAACAAAGCAGTTTTGAAGACCAAATTAAATGTGTTCCAAATATTATTACAGGttataactaaaaaaaatatatatatatatatatattgtggcgTAAAGTATTGTGGTATTTCAGTGCCGATGTAATGCAGACGGCTTGTACACCGGATTTGTAGTGCAGTATAAGTAATAGTTTAGTTCAGTAGTGTAACTATCCATGAAAAATGATCTACTAAGATTTCAGGGAGCACTACATTTAAACACTACTCATGCACTTAACTAGTGCACTATACGGTCATTAGGATATCACTGTTGAGTATGGTTTTTAACCTGATGTACATTAGAGGCATCccaaaataatgaatgaatgcatctGGTATTAAAGACAAGTATTTTTGTGGCCATTAGATAGCATTTAATAATAGTATTGTAAAAGGCAATAttgcaataataaataacaatggGAGTTGGTTTGCTGGTGCTGTTTGAAAGTACTGCACTGTGATACTTCCAGTGTGTAAAGCCAGTGTGTAACttgtatttttccccattttaaCAGGATGGAAGTAAAGTCTTTACAGCCTCCTGTGACAAAACTGCTAAGATGTGGGATCTGAACAGCAACCAGGCCATGCAGATAGCACAAGTAAGCCACATTTCTTTCAATGCAAGACTTATCTGCTCCGGGCTTGAAGGCCCACTGCTCGGCATTTTCAAGATTTCCTGTTCCCAGCACACCTGATCCTACTTAATGGACCATTAAGTGATGATTAATGCACTCGTGAAATATCTTTTTACACTTTCTTTTtagtagtgcactatatattgAATAGGGAGCAGTGGACTCTCAGGGCTGGAGCTGAGAATCCCTGTTTTAAGGAGCATGAGTGGATGTGGAAAGAATGAAAGTTGTAGAATTAGCAAAGGAAATtctttttgtgattatttagTTTCAGAATAAATTCCGATAAAAGAAATTGAAGAAGTTTTTGAGATTTTGAACAGTGTACTTTTGTATGGGAGTTGAGATTGCCAAGACTGCGAAATGTATACATAGACAACTTGGTCCGTACAGCCATGCCTTTTTCCAGATAATTGGCTTGTTTTCTATGGAAGCACATCACACTTACAattcaaaggaaaaaaatgaacatgttaatatacatacactgatcagccataacattaaaaccactgaccggtgaagtgaataacacctGTCAAAGGGTGGGCTATATTAAGCAGTacgtgaacagtcagttctcaaagttgatgtgttggaagcaggaaaaatgggcaagtgttaGAATCtgagggccaaattgtgaggGCTGGATGActtggtcagagcatctccaaaatggcaggtcttactgggtgttcctggtatgcgcTGGTTAGTACCTaataaaagtggtccaaggaaggatgaccggtgaaccggcgacagggtcatgggtgtcCAAGGCTCACTGCTGCACATGGGGAgtaaaggctagcccgtctgatccgatcccacagaagagctactgtagcacaaattgccaaaaaaaggtaatgctggctatgatgataaggtgtcagaacacacagtgcattgtagcttgctgtgtatggggctgcatagctccagaccggtcagagtgcccatgctgactcctgtccaccgccaaaagcacctacaaagggcctgtgagcatcagaactgggccatggagcaatggaagaaggtggcctggtctgatgaatcatgttttcttttacatcatgtggatggctgggtgcatgtgtgtcgcttacctggggaagataTGGTAttaggatgcactatgggaaggaGGCAGTATGATGCATTTGGCAATgatctgctgggaaactttggttcctggcattcatgtggatgttactttcagttcaattcagttttatttgtatagcaattttaacaatggacataaagcagctttacagaaatatataaattcaggatagaAATTTTAcatgtatgaatttgtccctaatgagcaagcccgaggcgacggtggcaaggaaaaactctgaGATGCTATGAGgatgaaaccttgagaggaaccagactcaaaaaggaacccatcctcgtCTAGATGACAATGAATagtacaatttatttaaaaagaaaaaaaaaaatttattcccTTCTATAATtttgtactacatggtcaaacagtgcaattgtgtaactgtaacttcaagtctgttttgttgaacttatccactgtttgctgatggagacttgagtgcaaaactgtacgTGACaactgcagtcctaaagctatcatagcggAACTGTTCGTATGAATTgtggtccaaagccatctttgtGGTTTATAAGTGGTGCCATCCTCCGTAATCTCAGTGACttttaggctgtccatgtggggccatcctcagcaacagcgagtgacttccaattgatgagaactccaaccagaagtagctCATCAGTATGGTTCGAGCAGTTTCCGAGAGCAGAGGGGGTCAGGTtcactttgacacataccatctacctaaacattattacagaccaagtacaccccttcatcaAAACAgtgttccctaatggcagtggcctctttcagcaggataatgtgtcctgccacactgcaaaaatttattcaggaatggtttgaggaacatgacagagttcaaggtgtttaCTTGGactccagattccccagatctcaatttGATCGTACATCAGTTGGATGTGCTGGACGAACAAGTCCGATACATGGCGGCCCCACCTCGcgacttacaggacttaaatcAAATATTATCACAAGCAATGTGACTTACTTTAGTTCTGCTAAAATACTCTcccttgttttgtttatctctACAGTGGGCTGCAGTTTTCCAACAGATTTCACttggtttttttcctcttcaaaaGACATGGTGtcgaatggaaaaaaaaaaaaaacacataacgtacagtgggggaaaagtattgaacgcgtcaacatttttttttcagtaaatatttttccagttagtctattcacatgaaattctcaCCAGACAATGGTATTAACTCTAGAAGTCCAGAAATATAAAGcgatccaaacattaaagtccataaatgaagttgtgtaataaaggtgaatgacacaggaaaaaagtattcaacACGCTAACAGAAATTTAATACCTCGGTGGAgcagcctttgtttgtaatgactgcttcaagacacttcctgtatgaagaaaataATCTGCCAggagattcttctcaagaatctcctggtaaagggctccatttatcgttccttcaattatatgaagtctgccagtaacatgtgatgaaaaacagctccaCACCATGAtacttccacctccaaacttcactgttggtatagtgttgttagggtgatgtgcagtgccatttcttctccaaacatggtgtgtagtatgacatcCAGAAAGTTCAGTTTTgttctcgtctgaccagactacactctcccagtatttcatagacttgtccaaatgagttgtagcaaactttaaacaagcttcgacatgccttttctttagtaatggagtcttatGCGGGATGAGCGTGAGCaatggagtgcattgcctattgttttctctgtgacgatggcaccttcTGTCtcagtgtttctggagctctttctgagtggtccttggctcttgggctgcTCTTCtaactattcttctgacttcctggtcagaaatcttgcgaggagctgcTGTGCGTAGCCAGTTGATGGTGGAGTGAtgctgcttccacttgcagataatggccccaatggtgcttactggaggattcagaagttttgaaatatatcTGTATCCGGTTCCATCAATatattttgcaacaataagttTGTGAAAGTCTTGGGAGAGctttttgcttttacccatcatgagatgtttcttgtgtgacaccttggtaatgaaaagcctttttatagaccatcaatttactaacccagctgatattaatttgcacagatgggAGGtttaattacttacggatttcagctgattccttgccttgccttgccttgcagaactgctttttcttggcctgttcaatactttttttcctgcgtcattccactttattacacaacttttatttatggacttcaatgttgtgaattctttatatttgtggatttcttgagttaatactgatgtctggtgaaaatttcatgtgaataatctaattgaaaatatatttactgaaaaaaatgttgtgttcaatacttatttcccccactgtatcatGTAATATTCTGTCAACAATGGACATTTCCTCTGTGTCCGCCATTACTGAAGGAGCCATTAAATTCTTCATTATCCCCTCCCCACTCAAACTCACTGCACATTTTAGGAACACTATTAAGTCAGTGTGCTCAGGGGAGGCAAGTGAGATGCTGCTTCCCTCTGGAACTCGTATCAGGGGGTGTTGGACACTTACTTTTGAACAGTGTGTGTTGTACAGACTAATTGATCTCATATtccattatatttgttttattttatttttgaacaatTAATAGTTTTCTCATTCAATTTTTTTTGAGGAGACAATGCCTGAGGAAAGGCCCCTTATATACATATAGAGTatatctcaaaaaatttgaatatcgtgggggggaaaaaacatatcCCCGTAatgtaattcaaaaagtggaactttcatatattctagtttCATTACACACAGTGATTtcaaaagcctttttttgtttgttttaatcttgattacagcttacagctcatggaaatcaaaaatccagtatctcaaaatattagaataaaaattTCACATGTGGGGAAATTGAATTTTAATCATAGATCACTTGGATATTAACTTGCTTTTAGGTTTGTGTGTGATATGGTACTATtactgtttagttttgttttggggttttttgtttttttgcggggggggggggggggttaaggaAAGGCTTTTGACGGGCGTTAAACAGTAGGCAATTTACACTGGCTATATAAAAACCATACCCAATGAGTGTGTAATAAGTATGtaattctaatattttttgtttttgttttatttagcatGAAGGTCCAATCAGGACAATCCACTGGATAAAAGCCCCAAACTACAGCTGTGTCATGACGGGTAGTTGGGACAAGACACTGAAAGTACGTCATATTGTAAACACTCCTTCTAGTGTAACtaattttctcctttttatttttaattctgttttccCCTATTTGGACCATTTACTTATTCTAAGGGCTCTTTTTGTATACTGACTTCGTAACATTTTGTTGTCCATGGCCTGTTTGGTTTGGCTGCTTTCTGTCTGTGCTCTATGGTTTTAATACAGTTGGGATAACTGATAACATTCCTTTCTCCATGAATGACAGTTTTGGGACACTCGCTCTCCAAACCCCATGATGTCCCTGCAGATGCCAGAGAGATGTTACTGTGCTGATGTGGTAAGACACTGATTACAGAAATTACACTCCTTTCTTTTGTGTTATAGTTTGCAAGAAAACCAAATAGGGGCCATGCTGGTTAAATGGTTCTcagtaaaaatgtaatgaagCTTGTAAGCATACATTTTTCTAAGCTGTCTCTATCATCAGGAGTGTAGttctcttgtttttctttagtCTATAGATGAATTAATCAAGTTcaacttattattataaacttaTTATCCAAGTATGAAATAAATTGTCTGTGGCTGAAaagtatacatacacacaagtgAATGTGATTTTCTTCCAGCCATACATATTCTTGAATCAACATCTTTTGTTGTTCCTGTAACGACCATGCAGTGTCATCTGATGTCATTAATATGTGCCTGTTTCTTCTCTCAATTCTGGGCTATTTGAAAATTCATCAGCTAATTACCAAGGTCTTTATGTGCTGAATGTTTTTTGTATAACTTCAAcagtggcttttttttgttctgcactCAGCCAGGTTTGTTCAGGTTTTGGCTTCACAAGTATTTTGCACTTCATCTGCATTCAACAGCCATTGTAAACCCTGTTTCTGAAATGATTGTGTAGCTCTTTATGTTCAGGTGTATCCTATGGCTGCGGTGGCCACTGCAGAACGAGGGCTAATTGTGTACCAGCTAGAGAATCAGCCATCTGAGTTCCGGCGTATAGATTCACCTCTGAAACATCAGGTTGGGCCTAaggtttctttgttttgtagAAGTTGAGCAGCTTATGATAGATCTAGAtattttaacttaaaaaaataaaataaaaaataaagtaaatatagGCATAGATATGCTGTGAGACTTGCATGTTATGTTAACCATTCTTTGGATTAGCTTCCTGctatttctttaattatttttcagattttgaggatatacaataaaataaattgtgctgctgcttctttatttctttattacagCATGACCAAGTAGGTGTGAAATTTGTTTAGTCTCCAACTTGAAATTTGTGGTCTGTGTTTTGTACAGCACCGCTGTGTGGCCATCTTTAAggacaaacaaaataaacctaCTGGATTTGCACTGGGCAGTATTGAGGGGCGAGTGGCCATTCACTATATTAACCCACCCAATCCGTGAGTTTACAAAAGCAATCCAGCCTTTTCTACACTGACCCACTACCTCATGAGAAATATGAACagttttacatatatttttattgtgttcATAGCGCCAAGGATAATTTCACCTTCAAGTGCCATAGATCTAATGGaacaaacaccaccacaccCCAGGATATTTACGCTGTATGTATTCTAATCTGCTGCTGTTAATATTTATCATCATGGTTCTGTGGGTGTCTTGTACCTAGTCTTAAAACTAGTCATCACAAGGAAGTGCTGATTTCTGCATCAATAAATGGTGCATGCAAGTAAAAGCCTCTGATGTTACAAGTGTGtgaatttctgtatttttctgtCCCAGGTCAATGCCATTGCTTTCCATCCCGTGCACGGCACGTTGGCCACGGTGGGCTCTGACGGTCGCTTCAGTTTCTGGGACAAGGATGCTCGCACGAAGCTGAAAACCTCCGAGCAGCTTGATCAGCCGATCACAGCTTGCTGTTTTAACAACAATGGCAACATCTTTGCCTACAGCTCCAGCTATGATTGGTCCAAGGTATggtttatcaacaaacatcacagtgGTAGCCATATATGGGGGGTGTAATCCTTTTCTCTTAAATCCACAAACCTAGAGCTTGTGTTCAATTCTTGAAGTTAGACATGGGCTTAAACCAAAATGGTACCCTATTTGATCTGTTGTGGAAGGCATTATTTCAGGCTCCATGTAGTGTGATACACAGGGAGTAAGAAGTAAATTGTAATTCATTGCTAGTTTCCTGACAGCTGCCATAATGCCTAATCTCCCTCTAATAGGGACATGAGTACTACAACCCCCAGAAGAAGAACTACATTTTTCTGCGAAATGCCGCTGAGGAACTCAAGCCTCGAAACAAGAAATGGTGAGAGTGGGATTTCCGTTACCATGGAGATGGTGTCTGTCGCCAGGCTTCGTTGTGGTCTCCTCTCTGTGCTGTTTTGACACGTGTTCTTCAGCATCCCAGTATGCTTTGTATGAACGGGAAAAAAGGTGGATTTTTAAGGATTAGGAAATGGGGAAATATTTCTCAGAGCCTGGATGTTGTATTCTGTAAAATGCTACATTTTACATTGGCCATTTTGGAGTTTAttgggtttgtttttgcttaTTGGAGAAATTTATTGCACCTTCAAGCTGTATTGAGAATTAGTTGACTGAGTATTTATTAAGATGAttcctggtttaaaataaaGAGTAACAAACCTCTGTGATCTATCTTCAGCTTTCCAAAGACagtaattaaaaagaaagaaatgcaagagaatagttttttttgttggaaaCCAAGCATGTACTTATGGGAgtgagaagaaaacaacaataaacatgattttaaaaagacaaaagaatgcTGTTCTGCATTATGACTGACCACTTGCCCTCCTGTCCTTTAGATCCTGTCAAGCTGTTGCATCTCGGAAGACCTGCTTTAGCATGTAAATATGGGGGAAATTGAGAGACCGTCTTATGACCAACATCTGGACCAATGACATGGCATTGCATACATTGTATGGACCAATCAGAAAGGGCCAGCTACTCCTACACGATGGTGATGACAGCAAATTGCTTTTGCCCTGCACGAGAGAAGCCATGTTTTAGTGTTCTTGGTGTATGTGATTGTTTTTTGCTGTCTTTCATAACCgcagcttttttatttctttttttcacggTTCCACCACTTCTTTGCTGTCATAACATGGTGTAGattgaaatgttaataaatgtttcaAGGACTCTGCATGTAGACATTTTTGTTCTCATGGACTGGAGGAATTGACGAGATGAGAGGGTATCATGACGTGTGTGCTTCTAAACCATGATACTTTAGACTTGTAATTGAAGGATTAACTGGGGAAAGGCCCAAGCATTTTCTAGTCGATTCTGAGAAAGATAACATATTGATCTGACTCTGCATTTTAACTATTTT from Ictalurus furcatus strain D&B chromosome 11, Billie_1.0, whole genome shotgun sequence carries:
- the rae1 gene encoding mRNA export factor isoform X1 yields the protein MSLFGTSSGFGAGGTGVFGNTTTDSHNPMKDVEVTSPPDDSISCLAFSPPTLPGNFLIGGSWANDVRCWEVQDNGQTVPKAQQMHTGPVLDVCWSDDGSKVFTASCDKTAKMWDLNSNQAMQIAQHEGPIRTIHWIKAPNYSCVMTGSWDKTLKFWDTRSPNPMMSLQMPERCYCADVVYPMAAVATAERGLIVYQLENQPSEFRRIDSPLKHQHRCVAIFKDKQNKPTGFALGSIEGRVAIHYINPPNPAKDNFTFKCHRSNGTNTTTPQDIYAVNAIAFHPVHGTLATVGSDGRFSFWDKDARTKLKTSEQLDQPITACCFNNNGNIFAYSSSYDWSKGHEYYNPQKKNYIFLRNAAEELKPRNKKW
- the rae1 gene encoding mRNA export factor isoform X2 produces the protein MSLFGTSSGFGAGGTGVFGNTTTDSHNPMKDVEVTSPPDDSISCLAFSPPTLPGNFLIGGSWANDVRCWEVQDNGQTVPKAQQMHTGPVLDVCWSDDGSKVFTASCDKTAKMWDLNSNQAMQIAQHEGPIRTIHWIKAPNYSCVMTGSWDKTLKFWDTRSPNPMMSLQMPERCYCADVVYPMAAVATAERGLIVYQLENQPSEFRRIDSPLKHQHRCVAIFKDKQNKPTGFALGSIEGRVAIHYINPPNPAKDNFTFKCHRSNGTNTTTPQDIYAVNAIAFHPVHGTLATVGSDGRFSFWDKDARTKLKTSEQLDQPITACCFNNNGNIFAYSSSYDWSKGHEYYNPQKKNYIFLRNAAEELKPRNKK